A genome region from Armatimonadota bacterium includes the following:
- a CDS encoding PQQ-binding-like beta-propeller repeat protein — protein MTTRATRWITTAALIALAVGLAVGVTASGPAWGAGLASTEWPMFHRDAEHTGSSLLPGPTSARIRWWQGGAAFADESGHRPHGPQGAIWSSAATSEVTPELGGAKKVWYFHNSSWTGRGAAPGPPLVLRSEYPEAASTNVPLTGGQTLFETSAAMNLAAGSASRFRNRDPYSNLSWVQAGVSFLLKQRVPAGTWLFSLWVTDVVPTVPGVPVQAQFTVYSFTEGLPDTTRVALPGLDAISVPLPDTAPGASSLVTYAQPVAAPIYLELTQGVSIGVTVSGGTATLKVGDTSPSRVETSIEVPAIYAGADDGALYAFDAATGNVLWSFRVPNTWFRSSPAVGDDGSIYIGSYEGAQRDQGDLYAFRPDGTLKWLYPALDEEPLDAISASPVIGGDDVVYIATHAGEVHAVDAADGQARWVRAIEEEGIADELRSSPALSSSGTLYIGSMNGRLYALDSGSGEIMWRYPASGQTALGALESSPALDSDLVRLYFVNEVATGDPSRLHLGTGAQGDPGDEPAGEIAQSFGATGQAKFAQEFRTHARQSEPAMPSVLPGGSYTVDFWARAALESPTTEQAWMRFSVFHCTAADPVGTQIFSFPEQDIQSSTAPVRYQAQATLASAVALQPTDYLRVEVWSRVALESGHSATVRFAFDGEFVSHFEVPLEAERIYIGSDDGNIYCLQSTVTEPNVVEPQLEWSYATGDAVTATPAIGPDRTVYVGSLDHKLYALDPDGTLASGAWPFQAAGEIQSSAAVTASDPARIYFATSVVAQVGSNLAAGRVYCLERNAGVVWTDPIDFGAGFDPRGGDPTAFTASPAPWLVESVRGSFIGPEQFRFTGVSRVVDPVVYLGGHDGVMYAFGTVLDNIAPPPVMPGQVPAQSVLRLTKQADKAVADVGEEITFTLRYRNESSPLAAPVSGAQIWDPLPEARNYLGVIRPAAVAITTYSPGGVESAGGMIWSVGDIWPQRSGQVWFKVQVMEDLAETPSTPQVSVSRTDPVTAVPPPGEDDFAWGDTLYLDLTGRGRPGKIINSPATSQAGIYVGANPLAYAAPVEVAAGWGTRYRLAFTYGPENNDPASLAKNQYVDLNHNGLWDVGEPQLSYATEIILSATGTRTGRSEEAYEDPMVLAANETVFKVVLLPRGYAGGLGARSVTEAPNRAWTPYFWRVAVQQNRGGAPGREVWGPAWEPQRTQTYDIMVHNPLAAPASYDLAGGIAVNPGTRTNRTSFTVTNVSGFSLVGSGRTPQPNVVRLGFGDLGQVGAAYPSYDFRLENYLPAHRLVTGLAHLGLPAGGSGSLALWGDIPAYLSPGAYRSPRTGNPLSDAVTAGIVIYVDINGNRMWDLGEARFEDEAGGSFNPFTVTAWIAPQPSLRFAGESVDYAKASPGTTAAQPTTALVNLGNVGLTAVQLNPLQGGLLSLARAERTDTGLTDWRETHPLPVDLSAVSQPVAKTPVGWLRPYQQSLSLPQPDVSWSQPSGAYSAAPDVVSAAEGLTAPGSPFTMRVAERRLTGYDWSTGQPVLGANLDPWATWLGNDTLLLLWSSQRKSDGSDPTPANPPTQVEPYQDANGNRQWDAGEWYDDRNGNGTWDRADPYLLRYRSFDRTTEPGAWTAAQNYPAAGDPMDLPAPAPPAWYDWLTKEHMTPGFGVDADGTQWLFWGGSALRANSTGGHSYDNRLLWSDSSAIYDSPNVSGGGTASDMFRLHPRPVFWDDGANEYNCVVFSEHSASQAWRLSALYRSRPLGNPAWGAWAGPVTLDTTGDITAAREPSAFIYGGYLWVVFSGASQTYGNYDIYCARYSPAPPFTPVAFAGGLQLLRLTTHPANESNPAAFIETYRYLDASNQPRPSVAAGDPADYDPRLWVFWVQEGIGGGGGEIMYVTLRGLQTNPLQLTPERAPRQVSVDHAANDFGLCAVKDRRYAQVWLFWSSTRGAPTAGAAGAAANSDIYCQAFNPELP, from the coding sequence GTGACAACGCGCGCGACAAGATGGATAACGACGGCGGCGCTGATCGCGCTGGCCGTGGGGCTGGCGGTCGGCGTGACGGCGTCCGGCCCGGCATGGGGCGCCGGCCTGGCGAGCACCGAGTGGCCGATGTTCCACCGCGACGCCGAGCATACCGGCAGCTCGCTGCTGCCGGGCCCCACCAGCGCTCGCATCCGATGGTGGCAGGGGGGCGCGGCCTTTGCCGACGAGTCGGGGCATCGTCCCCACGGCCCCCAGGGCGCGATCTGGTCTTCGGCGGCCACCTCCGAGGTCACCCCCGAGCTGGGCGGCGCCAAGAAGGTATGGTACTTCCACAACAGCTCGTGGACCGGGCGCGGCGCCGCCCCCGGGCCGCCGCTGGTGCTGCGGTCGGAGTACCCGGAGGCTGCGAGCACCAACGTGCCGCTTACCGGGGGACAGACCCTTTTCGAGACCAGCGCCGCGATGAATCTGGCGGCGGGCAGCGCCAGCCGGTTCCGCAACCGCGATCCGTACAGCAACCTCAGTTGGGTGCAGGCCGGGGTCTCGTTCCTGCTCAAGCAGCGCGTCCCCGCCGGGACCTGGCTTTTCAGCCTGTGGGTCACGGATGTAGTGCCGACTGTTCCCGGGGTCCCGGTGCAGGCGCAGTTCACGGTGTACAGTTTCACCGAGGGCCTGCCCGACACCACCCGGGTCGCCCTGCCGGGGCTGGATGCCATCAGCGTCCCGCTGCCGGACACCGCGCCGGGCGCGAGCAGTCTCGTCACCTACGCGCAGCCCGTTGCCGCCCCTATCTACCTGGAGCTGACGCAAGGCGTGTCCATCGGCGTCACCGTCAGTGGCGGCACGGCCACGCTCAAAGTGGGAGATACCAGCCCCAGCCGGGTGGAGACCTCGATCGAGGTGCCGGCGATCTACGCCGGTGCGGATGACGGCGCGCTGTATGCTTTCGACGCCGCGACCGGCAATGTGCTGTGGAGCTTCCGCGTGCCCAACACGTGGTTTCGCAGTTCGCCCGCCGTGGGCGACGACGGCAGCATCTACATCGGCAGCTACGAGGGGGCGCAGCGCGATCAGGGAGACCTGTACGCCTTCCGCCCCGACGGGACGCTGAAGTGGCTCTACCCCGCGTTGGACGAAGAGCCGCTCGACGCCATCAGCGCATCGCCCGTGATCGGCGGCGACGACGTCGTTTACATCGCCACCCACGCGGGCGAGGTGCACGCGGTGGACGCGGCGGACGGCCAGGCACGCTGGGTGCGCGCGATAGAGGAGGAGGGGATCGCTGACGAGCTGCGTTCCTCCCCCGCCTTGAGCTCCTCGGGCACGCTATACATCGGCTCCATGAACGGGCGTCTATACGCGCTCGACAGCGGCAGCGGCGAGATCATGTGGCGCTATCCGGCCTCCGGGCAAACCGCGCTGGGGGCGCTCGAGTCCTCGCCGGCCCTCGACAGCGACCTGGTGCGGCTCTACTTCGTCAACGAGGTGGCGACCGGCGACCCGTCGCGGCTGCATCTCGGCACCGGCGCCCAGGGCGACCCCGGCGACGAGCCCGCGGGCGAGATCGCACAGTCCTTCGGCGCCACCGGGCAGGCGAAGTTCGCGCAGGAGTTCCGCACCCACGCCCGGCAGTCCGAGCCCGCCATGCCCTCCGTGCTGCCGGGCGGAAGCTACACCGTGGATTTCTGGGCGCGGGCCGCCCTCGAGTCCCCGACCACCGAGCAGGCGTGGATGCGCTTCAGCGTCTTCCACTGCACGGCGGCGGACCCCGTGGGCACGCAGATATTCTCCTTTCCTGAGCAGGACATCCAATCCAGCACCGCCCCCGTCCGCTACCAGGCGCAGGCGACGCTGGCGTCGGCGGTGGCGCTCCAGCCCACGGACTACCTGCGCGTCGAGGTCTGGAGCCGCGTGGCGCTGGAGTCCGGCCACAGCGCGACCGTGCGCTTCGCGTTCGACGGCGAATTCGTCAGCCACTTCGAGGTGCCGCTGGAGGCCGAGCGCATCTACATCGGCTCCGACGACGGCAACATCTACTGCCTGCAGTCCACGGTGACCGAGCCGAACGTGGTCGAGCCGCAGCTCGAATGGAGCTATGCCACGGGCGACGCGGTCACCGCCACCCCCGCCATCGGACCCGACCGCACGGTTTACGTCGGATCGCTCGACCACAAGCTCTACGCGCTCGACCCCGATGGCACCCTGGCGAGCGGGGCATGGCCGTTCCAGGCGGCGGGGGAGATTCAGTCGTCGGCGGCGGTCACCGCCAGCGATCCGGCGCGGATCTACTTCGCGACGTCGGTGGTGGCCCAGGTGGGATCCAACCTCGCCGCGGGACGGGTGTATTGCCTGGAGCGCAACGCCGGGGTCGTGTGGACCGATCCGATTGACTTCGGGGCGGGCTTCGATCCCAGGGGCGGCGACCCGACCGCGTTCACTGCTTCGCCCGCGCCGTGGCTGGTGGAAAGCGTGCGCGGGAGCTTCATCGGCCCCGAGCAGTTCCGGTTCACGGGCGTGTCGCGCGTCGTGGATCCGGTGGTTTACCTGGGGGGCCACGACGGGGTGATGTACGCCTTCGGCACCGTGCTCGACAACATCGCGCCGCCTCCCGTAATGCCGGGGCAGGTGCCGGCGCAAAGTGTGCTGCGGCTGACCAAGCAGGCCGACAAGGCGGTGGCGGATGTCGGCGAGGAGATCACCTTCACCCTGCGCTACCGCAACGAGTCCTCGCCGCTGGCGGCCCCGGTGAGCGGCGCACAGATTTGGGACCCGCTGCCGGAGGCGCGCAACTATCTCGGCGTCATCAGGCCGGCGGCGGTCGCGATCACCACCTACAGCCCGGGAGGCGTCGAGTCGGCAGGCGGCATGATCTGGAGCGTGGGCGACATCTGGCCCCAGCGCTCGGGGCAAGTGTGGTTCAAGGTGCAAGTGATGGAGGACCTAGCGGAAACGCCCTCCACCCCCCAGGTGAGCGTCAGCCGCACCGACCCGGTGACGGCGGTACCGCCCCCGGGCGAAGACGATTTCGCGTGGGGCGACACGCTCTACCTCGACCTCACGGGGCGCGGGCGGCCGGGGAAGATCATCAACTCGCCGGCGACCAGCCAGGCCGGCATCTACGTCGGCGCGAACCCGCTCGCCTACGCGGCCCCGGTCGAGGTGGCAGCCGGGTGGGGGACGCGGTACCGACTGGCCTTCACCTATGGGCCCGAGAACAACGATCCGGCGAGCTTGGCGAAGAACCAGTACGTGGACCTCAACCACAACGGGCTGTGGGATGTCGGGGAGCCGCAGTTGTCGTATGCCACCGAGATCATCCTCAGCGCCACCGGCACGCGTACCGGTCGCTCGGAGGAGGCCTACGAGGACCCGATGGTGCTCGCCGCCAATGAGACCGTCTTCAAGGTCGTGTTGTTGCCGCGCGGGTACGCGGGCGGCCTCGGCGCCAGGTCGGTGACGGAGGCGCCCAACCGGGCGTGGACCCCGTACTTCTGGCGCGTCGCCGTGCAGCAGAACCGCGGCGGCGCTCCCGGGCGCGAGGTGTGGGGGCCGGCATGGGAGCCCCAGCGCACGCAGACCTACGACATCATGGTCCATAACCCCCTGGCGGCCCCGGCGAGCTACGATCTGGCGGGGGGCATCGCCGTCAACCCAGGGACGCGCACCAATCGCACCTCCTTCACCGTCACCAATGTCAGCGGCTTCTCACTGGTCGGCAGCGGGCGCACGCCCCAGCCCAATGTCGTGCGCCTCGGTTTCGGGGACCTGGGGCAGGTCGGGGCGGCATACCCGAGCTACGACTTCCGCCTTGAGAACTATCTGCCCGCCCATCGCCTGGTCACGGGGCTCGCTCACCTGGGTCTGCCTGCCGGGGGGAGTGGTTCCCTTGCCTTGTGGGGCGACATCCCCGCGTATCTCTCCCCGGGGGCCTACCGATCGCCCCGCACGGGGAACCCCCTGAGCGACGCGGTGACCGCCGGCATAGTCATCTACGTGGACATCAATGGCAACCGGATGTGGGACCTCGGGGAGGCCAGGTTCGAGGACGAAGCGGGCGGCTCGTTCAACCCGTTCACCGTCACCGCGTGGATCGCGCCCCAGCCGTCGCTGCGATTCGCGGGCGAGAGCGTTGACTACGCCAAGGCGTCGCCGGGAACGACGGCGGCGCAGCCAACAACCGCGCTGGTCAACCTGGGCAATGTGGGTTTGACTGCGGTGCAGCTCAATCCCCTGCAAGGCGGCCTGCTGTCACTGGCGCGCGCCGAGCGCACCGACACCGGTCTCACCGACTGGAGAGAGACGCATCCGCTGCCGGTGGACCTGTCGGCAGTCAGCCAGCCGGTCGCCAAGACCCCCGTCGGTTGGCTCCGGCCCTACCAGCAGTCGTTGTCGCTGCCGCAACCGGACGTGTCGTGGAGCCAGCCCTCCGGCGCCTACAGCGCCGCGCCCGACGTGGTGAGCGCCGCCGAGGGTCTCACGGCGCCGGGGTCCCCTTTCACTATGCGCGTCGCGGAGCGCCGCCTCACCGGCTACGACTGGAGCACCGGTCAGCCGGTGCTGGGCGCCAACCTCGACCCGTGGGCGACGTGGCTGGGCAACGACACCCTGCTTCTGTTGTGGTCGAGCCAGCGCAAGAGCGACGGCAGCGACCCCACTCCGGCGAATCCGCCGACCCAGGTCGAGCCCTACCAGGACGCGAACGGCAACCGCCAATGGGATGCGGGGGAATGGTACGACGACCGCAATGGCAATGGCACCTGGGACCGCGCGGATCCCTACCTCCTGCGGTACCGCAGCTTCGACCGCACCACCGAGCCAGGCGCCTGGACCGCGGCGCAGAACTACCCGGCGGCTGGCGACCCCATGGACCTGCCCGCGCCGGCGCCGCCGGCGTGGTACGACTGGCTGACCAAAGAGCACATGACCCCCGGGTTCGGGGTTGACGCCGACGGCACCCAGTGGCTGTTCTGGGGTGGCTCCGCCCTGCGCGCCAACAGCACCGGTGGCCATTCCTACGACAACCGTCTGCTGTGGAGCGATTCCAGCGCCATCTACGACAGTCCCAACGTCAGCGGCGGCGGCACGGCGAGCGACATGTTCCGCCTGCATCCGCGGCCGGTGTTCTGGGACGACGGCGCCAACGAGTACAACTGCGTCGTGTTCAGCGAGCACAGCGCGTCACAGGCGTGGCGGCTGTCGGCGCTCTATCGCAGTCGCCCGCTGGGGAACCCGGCCTGGGGAGCATGGGCGGGCCCGGTGACGCTGGACACCACCGGCGACATTACCGCCGCCCGCGAGCCGAGCGCCTTCATCTACGGGGGCTATCTGTGGGTCGTCTTCTCCGGCGCGTCGCAGACCTACGGCAACTACGACATCTACTGCGCCCGTTACAGCCCGGCGCCGCCCTTCACCCCGGTCGCCTTCGCGGGCGGGCTGCAGCTCCTGCGACTGACCACCCATCCGGCGAACGAATCCAACCCCGCGGCCTTCATCGAGACCTATCGCTACCTGGACGCCTCGAACCAGCCGCGGCCGAGCGTCGCCGCGGGCGACCCGGCAGACTATGATCCACGCCTGTGGGTGTTCTGGGTGCAAGAGGGAATCGGCGGCGGCGGTGGAGAAATCATGTATGTCACCCTGCGCGGGCTCCAGACCAACCCCCTGCAGTTGACCCCGGAGCGCGCGCCGCGCCAGGTGTCGGTGGATCACGCGGCCAACGACTTCGGGCTGTGCGCCGTCAAGGATCGGCGCTACGCGCAGGTGTGGCTATTCTGGAGCAGCACCCGCGGCGCCCCCACGGCGGGCGCCGCAGGGGCGGCCGCGAACAGCGACATATACTGCCAGGCATTCAACCCGGAGCTGCCGTAG
- the pilM gene encoding type IV pilus assembly protein PilM, with the protein MSAIPTIARDMTILGLDIGTNLIKVVEMRSARGSLQLLNLGIRPTPPEVISNGVIVDPAALGSAIRGLVQAQGIRTRAVIASVAGQSSLVVRHIEVPKMSRAELADTMRWEVERQIPFAASEVIMDYQPLIEPEELPEDRQNMEVLLAAAQEDMVNAYLETFQVAGLQPRALDIEGLAATRALVNLRAADGLHDQTVALVNIGATTTDISIIRDGLLSFNRPVPMAGDSLTNAISENLGRDLGEAERLKKEVGVVLLDQRPTAAVPAPAAPEAEQKTPGAAAAEPPADEHAPEFDLAAELDDIAPQQRQAQPAPEQIFDLSRPPEVAPSAEPAAKPEPAAAGAPAEASAQPRPGIQLSTEAVSRRVFEAMLPALSELVSEIRRSLDYYRSRFPDSAVDRVLLFGGTAKLENLAQFVSNEIGIQVELANPLERLDFVPPFYSKPYLDEIACLLPIALGLATRDMLE; encoded by the coding sequence ATGTCAGCCATTCCTACGATCGCCCGCGATATGACCATTCTCGGGTTGGATATCGGCACCAACCTGATCAAGGTGGTCGAGATGCGATCGGCGCGCGGGTCGCTGCAGCTGCTGAACCTGGGCATCCGGCCGACCCCGCCCGAAGTCATCTCTAACGGCGTGATCGTGGATCCGGCGGCACTGGGCAGCGCGATTCGCGGGCTGGTGCAAGCTCAGGGCATCCGGACGCGGGCCGTCATCGCCTCCGTCGCCGGCCAATCCTCGCTGGTGGTGCGCCACATCGAAGTGCCCAAGATGTCACGCGCCGAACTTGCGGACACCATGCGTTGGGAGGTGGAACGACAGATCCCCTTCGCCGCCAGCGAGGTCATCATGGACTATCAGCCCCTGATCGAGCCGGAGGAACTGCCCGAGGACCGGCAGAACATGGAGGTGCTCCTGGCCGCCGCCCAGGAGGACATGGTCAACGCCTACCTCGAGACCTTCCAGGTCGCGGGGCTGCAGCCGCGGGCGCTCGACATCGAGGGCCTGGCGGCCACGCGCGCCCTGGTCAACCTGCGGGCCGCCGACGGGCTCCACGACCAGACGGTGGCACTGGTAAACATCGGCGCCACCACCACCGATATCAGCATTATCCGCGATGGGCTGCTGAGCTTCAACCGACCGGTGCCGATGGCGGGCGACAGCCTCACCAACGCCATCAGCGAGAACCTCGGTCGCGACCTGGGCGAGGCCGAGCGCCTGAAGAAAGAAGTCGGCGTGGTCCTCCTCGACCAGCGGCCAACCGCGGCGGTGCCCGCTCCCGCCGCGCCGGAGGCGGAGCAGAAGACGCCCGGTGCGGCCGCGGCCGAGCCCCCCGCAGACGAGCACGCACCCGAGTTTGACCTCGCCGCGGAGCTCGACGACATTGCGCCGCAGCAACGGCAGGCGCAGCCGGCCCCCGAACAGATTTTCGACCTCAGCCGCCCGCCGGAGGTTGCCCCTTCGGCGGAGCCGGCGGCGAAGCCCGAACCGGCAGCGGCCGGCGCGCCGGCCGAGGCGTCTGCGCAGCCGCGTCCCGGCATACAGCTCAGCACCGAGGCGGTCAGCCGCCGGGTCTTCGAGGCGATGCTGCCGGCGTTGTCGGAGCTGGTGAGCGAGATTCGGCGCTCCCTGGACTACTATCGGTCGCGCTTCCCCGACTCGGCGGTGGACCGCGTTCTGCTCTTCGGCGGAACCGCCAAGCTGGAGAATCTCGCGCAGTTCGTCTCCAACGAAATCGGCATCCAAGTCGAGTTGGCGAACCCGTTGGAACGTCTCGACTTCGTGCCCCCGTTCTACAGCAAGCCCTACCTCGACGAGATCGCGTGCCTGCTGCCCATCGCGTTGGGGCTGGCGACGCGGGACATGCTGGAGTGA
- the aroC gene encoding chorismate synthase, with amino-acid sequence MRLLSAGESHGPGLVVILDGVPAGLALEAADINLQLRRRQGGYGRGGRMRIEQDAVEIRSGVRFGETIGSPLALLIANRDWENWRAVMAVSGEPVGDPVTVPRPGHADLAGALKYGRRDLRDVLERASARETAARVAAGAVARKLLARLGVEIGSRVLAIGAAEARIADQRPWRELQQAAEASDVGCADDDAAQRMRAEIDAAREAGDTVGGVFEVTAQGVPPGLGAFAQWDLRLDGRLAQAFMSIPAIKGVEIGIGFAAARVRGSAAHDALVPGEGARGVSRPTNRAGGIEGGVTNGQPVVVRAAMKPIPTLTAPLDSVDLATGEPAPAHAERSDVCAVPAARVVGEAMMALALADAVTDKFGGDTMAEIERNLRAYLDSLAAGMGP; translated from the coding sequence ATGAGGCTGCTAAGTGCGGGCGAGAGCCACGGTCCAGGCTTGGTCGTCATCCTCGACGGCGTGCCCGCGGGCCTCGCGCTCGAGGCCGCCGACATCAACCTGCAACTGCGGCGGCGCCAGGGCGGCTACGGTCGCGGCGGGCGCATGCGCATCGAGCAGGACGCGGTCGAGATTCGCTCGGGCGTCCGCTTCGGCGAGACCATCGGCAGCCCGCTGGCGCTGCTCATCGCCAACCGCGACTGGGAGAACTGGCGCGCCGTCATGGCCGTCAGCGGCGAGCCGGTCGGGGATCCGGTTACGGTGCCGCGACCGGGCCATGCTGATCTCGCGGGGGCGCTCAAGTATGGGCGGCGCGACCTGCGCGACGTGCTGGAGCGCGCCAGCGCGCGGGAAACCGCTGCCCGGGTCGCGGCGGGCGCCGTCGCCCGCAAGCTGCTTGCGCGGCTGGGGGTCGAGATTGGGAGCCGCGTGCTCGCCATCGGGGCGGCCGAGGCGCGCATCGCCGATCAGCGCCCCTGGCGGGAGCTGCAGCAAGCAGCCGAGGCGAGCGACGTCGGGTGTGCCGACGACGACGCGGCGCAACGCATGCGGGCCGAGATCGATGCCGCGCGCGAGGCCGGCGATACCGTGGGGGGAGTGTTCGAAGTCACCGCACAAGGCGTGCCGCCGGGTTTGGGTGCCTTTGCGCAGTGGGACTTGCGCCTGGACGGGCGCCTGGCGCAGGCCTTCATGAGCATCCCGGCGATCAAGGGCGTGGAGATCGGCATCGGCTTCGCGGCCGCGCGGGTGCGCGGCAGCGCCGCCCACGACGCCCTCGTTCCCGGCGAGGGAGCGCGCGGCGTCAGCCGGCCCACCAACCGCGCGGGCGGCATTGAAGGCGGCGTCACCAACGGTCAGCCAGTGGTGGTGCGCGCCGCCATGAAGCCGATTCCGACGCTGACCGCGCCCCTCGATTCGGTGGATCTGGCCACCGGCGAGCCCGCGCCCGCGCACGCCGAGCGCTCGGACGTATGCGCGGTGCCCGCGGCGCGGGTGGTGGGGGAGGCGATGATGGCGCTGGCGCTTGCCGACGCCGTCACCGACAAGTTCGGCGGCGACACCATGGCGGAGATCGAGCGCAACCTGCGCGCCTATCTCGACTCACTTGCTGCGGGGATGGGCCCGTAG
- the aroB gene encoding 3-dehydroquinate synthase: MGNIALIGFMGTGKSEVGRVIARRLGLEFVDCDTRIEERTGSSIADIFRRAGEERFRRLEREEIARASRKWGLVVATGGGAPKDPRNLEALKAAGLVICLTARPEVIWERTRTTSERPLLAVPDPRARIAELLAERRSCYEQADRCIDTSDCTVEQAAEAVFNVATTVDVALDARSYRIIIRRGALDELGPLAAPAAAGRRAAVVGNPRVLRLYGERARASLAAAGIEGVELSVPAGERHKTLRRLGLLLEQMLKIGLDRDCCVVAIGGGVIGDLAGFAAATYMRGIPYLQAPTSLLAQVDSAVGGKVAVDLPQGKNLAGAFHQPAGVAADLDTLASLPARELRQGLAEVVKHGVIADHRFFEYLESHRKPLLARDPAVLLHAVRRSCEIKAEVVSRDETEQGLRAILNYGHTFAHALETWGGYRRYRHGDAVAIGMVAAARLSAQRGWLPAADVERIRALLVLLRLPVGTDAPPEEVMRIMAADKKARGGRLRFVLPRAIGEVAVADDVRPEEIMQALAPDQAGR, translated from the coding sequence ATGGGCAACATCGCCCTCATCGGCTTCATGGGCACCGGCAAGTCCGAGGTCGGCCGCGTGATCGCCCGCCGCCTGGGCCTTGAGTTCGTGGACTGCGACACCCGCATCGAGGAGCGCACCGGAAGCAGCATCGCCGACATCTTCCGGCGCGCGGGCGAGGAGCGCTTCCGCCGCCTCGAACGAGAGGAGATCGCGCGCGCATCGCGCAAGTGGGGCCTGGTGGTGGCGACCGGCGGTGGCGCGCCCAAGGATCCTCGCAACCTCGAGGCGCTCAAGGCGGCCGGGCTCGTCATCTGCCTGACCGCGCGCCCCGAGGTCATCTGGGAGCGCACGCGGACCACCAGCGAGCGCCCACTGCTGGCGGTACCCGATCCCCGCGCCCGCATCGCCGAGCTGCTCGCAGAGCGCCGCTCCTGCTATGAGCAGGCCGATCGCTGCATTGACACCTCCGACTGCACCGTCGAGCAGGCGGCCGAGGCGGTATTCAACGTCGCCACCACCGTTGACGTGGCTCTCGACGCCCGCAGCTACCGCATCATCATCCGCCGCGGGGCGCTGGACGAGCTGGGCCCGCTGGCGGCGCCCGCGGCCGCGGGACGGCGCGCCGCGGTCGTCGGCAACCCCCGCGTGCTGCGCCTCTACGGCGAGCGGGCGCGGGCGAGCCTGGCGGCCGCTGGCATCGAGGGCGTGGAGCTCTCCGTGCCCGCGGGAGAGCGGCACAAGACGCTGCGCCGGCTGGGGTTGCTGCTGGAGCAGATGCTCAAGATCGGCCTCGATCGCGACTGCTGCGTAGTCGCGATCGGCGGCGGCGTCATCGGCGACCTCGCCGGCTTCGCCGCCGCGACCTATATGCGGGGAATACCCTACCTGCAGGCGCCGACCAGCCTGCTGGCGCAGGTGGACAGCGCGGTCGGCGGCAAGGTGGCGGTGGACCTGCCCCAGGGCAAGAACCTGGCGGGCGCGTTCCATCAGCCGGCGGGGGTGGCCGCGGATCTCGACACCCTGGCCAGTCTGCCCGCGCGCGAGTTGCGCCAGGGGCTGGCCGAGGTCGTCAAGCACGGCGTCATCGCCGACCACCGCTTCTTCGAGTATCTCGAGTCGCATCGCAAGCCGCTGTTGGCGCGCGACCCCGCGGTGCTGCTACACGCGGTGCGTCGGTCGTGCGAAATCAAGGCGGAGGTCGTGAGCAGGGACGAGACCGAGCAGGGCCTGCGCGCGATCCTCAACTACGGGCACACCTTCGCTCATGCGCTGGAGACCTGGGGCGGGTACCGCCGCTACCGTCACGGCGACGCGGTGGCAATCGGCATGGTGGCGGCGGCGCGGCTATCTGCACAGCGAGGGTGGCTGCCCGCCGCCGACGTCGAACGCATCCGGGCGCTGCTGGTATTGTTGCGCCTGCCGGTGGGCACCGACGCGCCGCCGGAGGAGGTCATGCGCATCATGGCGGCCGACAAGAAAGCGCGCGGCGGCCGCTTGCGCTTCGTCCTGCCGCGCGCCATCGGCGAGGTGGCGGTCGCCGACGACGTGCGCCCGGAGGAGATTATGCAAGCGCTCGCGCCCGACCAGGCTGGCCGTTGA
- a CDS encoding histidinol phosphate phosphatase domain-containing protein yields MDMLYDFHTHTFMSDGALAPIELIRRAAVNGYSAIGISDHAGPGTMEAAIAGALGDCELAAAHWGIIAVAGVELTHVPAGAIAELARAAKQAGALYVVVHGESPVEPVEPGTNGAAAACPDVDILAHPGHISPEVAAAAVANNVFLEVTARQGHSLTNGHVVLIGRAAGARFLVNSDAHAPGDLLTRDKAESVARGAGLSDHEVRQVLDDNPRELLRRLGLGPA; encoded by the coding sequence ATGGACATGCTCTACGACTTCCATACCCACACGTTCATGAGTGACGGCGCGCTGGCGCCGATCGAGCTCATCCGCCGCGCCGCGGTTAACGGCTACAGCGCCATCGGCATTTCCGACCACGCCGGCCCCGGGACGATGGAGGCCGCCATCGCCGGCGCGCTCGGGGACTGCGAACTGGCGGCCGCGCACTGGGGTATCATCGCCGTCGCGGGGGTGGAATTGACGCATGTCCCCGCCGGTGCCATCGCCGAACTGGCGCGCGCCGCCAAGCAGGCTGGCGCGCTCTACGTCGTCGTGCACGGCGAGTCCCCGGTCGAGCCGGTCGAACCGGGCACCAATGGCGCAGCGGCCGCTTGCCCCGACGTGGATATTCTCGCTCACCCGGGTCACATTAGCCCCGAAGTGGCTGCGGCAGCGGTCGCAAACAACGTCTTCCTCGAAGTGACCGCCCGCCAGGGGCACAGCCTGACCAATGGCCACGTCGTCCTGATCGGCCGGGCGGCGGGCGCCAGGTTCCTGGTCAACAGCGATGCCCACGCGCCCGGCGATCTGCTGACGCGGGATAAGGCGGAATCGGTGGCTCGTGGTGCCGGCTTGAGCGACCATGAGGTGCGCCAGGTGCTGGACGACAACCCGCGCGAGCTGCTGCGGCGCCTGGGGCTGGGGCCCGCGTGA